A window from Salvia miltiorrhiza cultivar Shanhuang (shh) chromosome 2, IMPLAD_Smil_shh, whole genome shotgun sequence encodes these proteins:
- the LOC131008077 gene encoding uncharacterized protein LOC131008077, with translation MAKTKGAGSGNTQPPKKKGTKPPPPKRTTRRSASEETSTKITEDPLLKIQPEDRGRTEVLQQEEREVAKTAAESTQPGEGEPELTPLVKKSKKGQESKATPARSTIAPPPSEEEKVDEEEADEAEEVEAIREKEVEIPTPQSKRPGVKRKLDVAKPPLPVKAKPTQAGSKTRIRAAQSKKPRKPTAVEKGKAKETEEPMEVDPERTETVESSNSEDVIAPAKPVTSTLTSKSKGVKRKGIVRPSTTETVIPRDSERYASLKKPGDHPLVFSGD, from the exons ATGGCAAAGACCAAAGGAGCAGGCTCCGGAAACACCCAACCACCAAAGAAGAAAGGCACCAAACCTCCACCTCCAAAGCGCACCACAAGGCGAAGCGCTTCGGAGGAGACTTCTACCAAAATCACTGAAGATCCTTTGCTGAAAATCCAGCCCGAAGACAGAGGGCGTACCGAAGTCCTTCAACAAGAGGAGCGAGAAGTAGCAAAAACAGCCGCTGAGTCAACTCAACCGGGAGAAGgggagcccgagctcacccctCTTGTGAAGAAATCGAAGAAGGGTCAGGAGAGCAAAGCAACTCCGGCGCGATCAACTATCGCGCCACCACCT agcgaagaagagaaggtggatGAGGAGGAGGCTGATGAAGCAGAGGAAGTTGAGGCAATTCGAGAGAAGGAAGTGGAAATCCcaacaccccagagcaagagaccTGGAGTAAAGAGAAAGCTAGATGTTGCAAAACCCCCACTACCAGTGAAGGCCAAACCGACGCAGGCAGGCAGTAAGACCCGAATCAGAGCTGCACAGAGCAAGAAGCCACGGAAACCCACTGCAGTCGAAAAGGGGAAGGCCAAGGAGACGGAGGAGCCAATGGAAGTAGATCCAGAGAGAACCGAGACGGTTGAAAGCTCCAACTCAGAGGATGTGATCGCCCCTGCTAAGCCGGTAACGAGCACACTCACCTCAAAATCCAAAGGCGTCAAGCGCAAGGGAATAGTGCGACCCAGCACTACGGAAACGGTCATACCGAGAGACAGTGAGAGGTATGCCAGTCTTAAAAAGCCGGGAGATCAccccttggtattttctggtgACTGA